One Halarcobacter ebronensis genomic window carries:
- the nuoN gene encoding NADH-quinone oxidoreductase subunit NuoN produces the protein MNTLIPPVVIDFVTLNFSTLVPMLMAIVGALVILCIDLVNKNLDKSLYVMLSVLFLFVDLGTIIGFSGDVRGFFDLMLVDGISILSQIVIVFASILFILTTMTKLRFQEFRYPEYFALYLFVVAGFQFMVSSDSLILIFVGLETASMALYTMIAMHNRAKAIEAAIKYFTMGALATAFFAFGSMLFYAVTGTVELGQISEVLTRTNFDNYGVILVGVVFIVGALGFKLSLVPYHTWVADVYEGSPASFAGFLSVVPKMAGFVVALRFFEIFIASGDMYVEILLYAIVVLSMTIPNIIALLQTDIKRMLAYSSISNAGFAMGAILIGTTQATSALFLYWMMFFITNLGGFTMIWLNRTKQNSQFATDHALEKYSGLVKSSPLTATMMALFFLSLAGVPPFALFWGKMYLIGSAVNAGYIILALIMAINSAIAGYYYLKPIVYMFLKEPLEDKEVKYMANASNSVKTLIGFCAIVTILSIFFIEPLLNIISYYVQISGY, from the coding sequence ATGAATACACTTATCCCTCCAGTAGTAATAGATTTTGTTACACTAAATTTCTCAACTTTAGTACCAATGCTTATGGCAATAGTTGGAGCATTAGTTATTTTATGTATAGATTTAGTGAATAAAAATCTTGATAAATCACTTTATGTGATGTTATCAGTTCTATTTTTATTTGTGGATTTAGGAACAATTATTGGTTTCTCTGGCGATGTAAGAGGTTTCTTTGATTTGATGTTAGTTGATGGTATCTCAATACTTTCTCAAATAGTAATTGTATTTGCTTCAATTCTATTTATTTTAACAACAATGACAAAACTTAGATTTCAAGAGTTTAGATATCCTGAATATTTTGCTCTGTATCTATTTGTTGTAGCTGGATTCCAGTTTATGGTTAGTTCAGATTCTCTTATTCTTATTTTTGTTGGATTAGAGACAGCATCTATGGCACTATATACAATGATTGCAATGCATAACAGAGCAAAAGCAATAGAAGCGGCAATTAAATACTTTACAATGGGTGCACTTGCAACTGCATTTTTTGCTTTTGGTTCTATGCTTTTTTATGCAGTAACTGGAACTGTTGAGCTTGGACAAATCTCAGAAGTTTTAACAAGAACAAACTTTGATAACTATGGTGTAATTTTAGTTGGTGTTGTATTCATTGTAGGAGCTCTAGGATTTAAACTATCTTTAGTTCCATATCATACTTGGGTCGCAGATGTTTATGAAGGTTCTCCTGCATCTTTTGCTGGATTTTTATCTGTTGTTCCTAAAATGGCAGGATTTGTAGTAGCTTTAAGATTTTTTGAGATTTTTATAGCAAGTGGTGATATGTATGTGGAGATATTACTTTATGCAATAGTTGTTCTATCTATGACTATTCCAAATATTATTGCTTTACTTCAAACTGATATAAAAAGAATGCTTGCTTACTCATCTATCTCTAATGCAGGTTTTGCAATGGGTGCAATTTTAATAGGAACTACTCAAGCAACAAGTGCACTGTTTTTATACTGGATGATGTTCTTTATTACAAATCTTGGTGGATTTACAATGATTTGGTTAAATAGAACAAAACAAAATTCACAATTTGCAACGGATCATGCTTTAGAAAAATATTCAGGTCTTGTAAAAAGTTCACCTTTAACTGCAACAATGATGGCACTCTTTTTCTTATCACTTGCAGGTGTTCCTCCTTTTGCTTTATTCTGGGGAAAAATGTATCTAATTGGAAGTGCTGTAAATGCAGGTTATATTATATTAGCTCTTATTATGGCTATTAACTCAGCAATTGCAGGGTACTATTACTTAAAACCAATTGTTTATATGTTCTTAAAAGAGCCATTAGAAGATAAAGAGGTTAAATATATGGCTAATGCTTCAAACAGTGTTAAAACATTAATAGGATTTTGTGCAATAGTTACTATTCTTTCAATATTCTTTATAGAACCGCTGCTTAATATTATCTCATATTATGTACAAATCTCAGGTTACTAG
- a CDS encoding NADH-quinone oxidoreductase subunit M, translating to MEHILSILIFFPAFAALIGFLVKNDSIRMYGIVVTAIEFVLTVYLWANFDTSIGDMQFTEIIPIISSYGVNYLVGIDGISLFLVIMTTFMTMISIIGLTEKRDLKHMIITVLFLEMTMVAVFVVLDAIIFYAFWELSLVPMLYIIGAWGGKLRIYAAVKFFLYTFFGSLIMLVGMLYLGYVYYQTTGNWSFSILDWNMLILPFDMQFWLFIAFFAGFAIKVPMFPFHTWLPYAHGQAPTIGSVILAAVLLKMGTYGFVRFSLPLFPDASVYFTIPMAILALIAIIYTAMVAYAQEDMKQVIAYSSVSHMGVIILGIFALNVEGIGGSIFLMISHGIVSGALFMLVGVIYDRRHTKLIKDFGGLALVMPKYATIFGIMLMASVGLPLTIGFVGEFLSLLGFFKVHPIMTLLAGLTIILGAVYMLVMYKKSFFGPLTNDENKKLKDLKGRELAALIPLVALVIILGIYPKPILEPVDKSVSQMIDIMKVKAVNDSTKVRLMESNSIAGGQE from the coding sequence ATGGAACACATTTTATCAATTTTAATATTTTTTCCAGCATTTGCAGCACTTATAGGATTTTTAGTTAAAAATGATTCTATTAGAATGTATGGAATCGTTGTAACTGCAATTGAGTTTGTTTTAACAGTTTATTTGTGGGCAAACTTTGATACATCTATAGGTGATATGCAGTTTACTGAGATAATCCCTATTATTAGTAGTTATGGAGTAAACTATTTAGTTGGAATAGATGGTATCTCACTATTTTTAGTAATAATGACAACATTTATGACAATGATATCTATAATTGGACTAACAGAAAAAAGAGATCTAAAACATATGATTATTACAGTTCTGTTTTTAGAGATGACTATGGTTGCAGTATTTGTTGTACTAGATGCAATTATTTTCTATGCTTTCTGGGAACTTTCACTTGTACCAATGCTTTATATTATTGGTGCTTGGGGTGGAAAGCTTAGAATTTATGCGGCTGTTAAATTCTTCTTATATACTTTTTTTGGTTCTTTAATTATGCTTGTTGGTATGTTATATTTAGGATATGTTTATTATCAAACAACAGGAAACTGGAGCTTTAGTATCTTAGATTGGAATATGCTTATCTTACCATTTGATATGCAATTTTGGTTGTTTATTGCTTTTTTTGCAGGTTTTGCAATCAAAGTTCCAATGTTCCCATTTCATACATGGCTTCCATATGCTCACGGTCAAGCGCCAACAATTGGTTCTGTAATTCTTGCGGCAGTTCTGCTTAAAATGGGTACATATGGTTTTGTAAGATTTTCCTTGCCACTATTTCCTGATGCCTCTGTATATTTTACAATTCCTATGGCAATTTTGGCTCTTATTGCAATCATCTATACAGCAATGGTTGCTTATGCCCAAGAGGATATGAAACAAGTAATTGCTTACTCATCAGTTTCACATATGGGTGTAATTATACTTGGTATTTTTGCTTTAAATGTGGAAGGAATTGGGGGTTCAATCTTCCTAATGATCTCTCACGGTATTGTTTCCGGGGCTCTGTTTATGCTTGTTGGAGTTATCTATGATAGAAGACATACTAAACTTATAAAAGATTTTGGAGGTTTAGCATTAGTGATGCCAAAATATGCAACAATTTTTGGAATAATGCTTATGGCTTCAGTTGGACTTCCTCTTACAATCGGATTTGTTGGGGAGTTTTTATCTCTACTTGGATTTTTTAAAGTTCATCCAATTATGACTCTTCTTGCAGGACTTACAATTATTTTAGGGGCAGTTTATATGCTTGTAATGTACAAAAAATCTTTTTTTGGTCCTCTAACAAATGATGAAAACAAAAAACTTAAAGATTTAAAAGGAAGAGAGTTAGCAGCTTTAATTCCCCTTGTAGCTTTAGTTATTATTTTGGGAATTTATCCAAAACCTATATTAGAGCCAGTTGATAAATCAGTATCTCAAATGATTGACATTATGAAAGTAAAAGCTGTAAATGATTCAACAAAGGTAAGATTAATGGAGTCTAATAGCATAGCAGGAGGTCAAGAATGA
- the nuoL gene encoding NADH-quinone oxidoreductase subunit L — MEKYLYIALFAPLLGSLIAASFSMKPKMLFTGLITSFLLAVSMVASLILLQYVYTIESIIHVRMLDWIAIGNLDIPFGFVVDQVSVTMMVVVTIVSTMVHIHSIGYMNHDKSFNRYFGWLSAFVFSMMILVMSDNFAGLFIGWEGVGLCSWGLIGFWYHKEDQPLTNDIYKSPFSTLSPFSSISPSYAANEAFISNRVGDLGMLVGIFLIYWNLGSLQYDDVFSKIGTLDTGTIVAIAAFLFIGAMGKSAQFPLNQWLANAMEGPTPVSALIHAATMVTAGVYLVIRANEIYTIVPQVGYFIATLGGAVAIGAALMALVATNIKKIIAFSTLSQLGYMFVAAGLGAYWVALFHLATHAFFKSVLFLGAGNIMHALHDEISIKNMGGLYKHMKGTAIIMILASTALAGIFPFSGFFSKDLILEVAFGTHSYILWAILWITAGLTAFYSFRLIMYVFFGKENFKEKGHHPHEAQWYVIAAMTPLAILAVVAGAFKDSFIEMATKLLPELHIHVEHGTFWVLLIVTLGIALSGIAFAVFKFRKDGTFFSEKLKNRPCYKILANQYFMPYLMQNLINKPYLAISNFSWKKIDLKIVDFIVDGIAKVIYKSGDKSRVIQNGNLSSSLRLMILGITVLLILAVALGIAK, encoded by the coding sequence ATGGAAAAATATTTATATATAGCACTATTTGCTCCACTATTAGGTTCTTTGATTGCTGCAAGTTTTTCGATGAAACCAAAGATGCTTTTTACAGGTTTGATTACTTCATTTTTACTTGCTGTGTCTATGGTTGCATCATTGATTTTACTTCAATATGTATATACAATTGAATCAATTATTCATGTAAGAATGCTTGATTGGATAGCAATTGGAAATCTTGATATCCCTTTTGGATTTGTAGTTGATCAAGTAAGTGTTACTATGATGGTTGTAGTAACTATAGTTTCAACTATGGTACATATTCACTCAATTGGGTATATGAATCACGATAAATCATTTAATAGATATTTTGGATGGCTTTCAGCTTTCGTTTTTTCAATGATGATTTTAGTTATGTCTGATAACTTTGCAGGATTGTTTATAGGATGGGAAGGTGTAGGGCTTTGCTCTTGGGGGTTAATTGGTTTTTGGTATCATAAAGAGGATCAACCTTTAACAAATGATATCTATAAATCACCATTTTCTACATTGTCACCATTTTCATCTATCTCTCCAAGTTATGCGGCAAATGAAGCTTTTATCTCAAATAGAGTTGGAGATTTAGGAATGTTAGTTGGAATTTTCCTAATCTATTGGAATCTAGGAAGTTTACAATATGATGATGTATTTTCTAAAATAGGAACTTTAGATACAGGAACAATTGTAGCAATTGCAGCCTTTTTATTTATTGGTGCAATGGGTAAATCAGCACAATTTCCACTTAACCAATGGCTTGCAAATGCAATGGAGGGTCCAACTCCAGTTTCAGCTTTAATTCACGCAGCAACAATGGTAACGGCTGGAGTTTATTTGGTAATTAGAGCAAATGAGATTTATACAATAGTTCCTCAAGTTGGATATTTTATTGCAACATTAGGTGGAGCTGTTGCTATTGGTGCGGCACTTATGGCACTTGTTGCAACCAATATTAAAAAAATCATTGCATTTTCAACACTAAGTCAGCTTGGATATATGTTTGTAGCTGCTGGACTTGGTGCTTATTGGGTTGCACTGTTCCATTTGGCAACTCATGCTTTCTTTAAATCAGTACTTTTCTTAGGTGCAGGGAATATTATGCATGCACTTCATGATGAGATTAGTATTAAAAATATGGGTGGACTCTATAAACATATGAAAGGAACTGCTATTATTATGATTTTAGCTTCTACAGCTTTAGCTGGTATTTTTCCTTTCTCTGGGTTCTTCTCAAAAGATTTAATCTTAGAGGTTGCTTTTGGAACTCACTCATATATTCTTTGGGCAATTTTATGGATAACTGCTGGACTTACTGCATTTTACTCATTTAGACTTATTATGTATGTATTCTTTGGAAAAGAGAATTTTAAAGAAAAAGGTCATCACCCTCATGAAGCCCAATGGTATGTAATTGCAGCAATGACACCACTTGCAATATTAGCTGTTGTTGCAGGAGCTTTTAAAGACTCTTTTATAGAGATGGCAACAAAACTGCTTCCAGAACTTCATATTCATGTTGAACATGGAACTTTTTGGGTTTTATTGATTGTAACTTTAGGTATTGCTCTAAGTGGCATCGCTTTTGCAGTGTTCAAGTTTAGAAAAGATGGAACATTTTTTAGTGAAAAACTAAAAAATAGACCTTGTTATAAGATATTGGCAAACCAATATTTTATGCCATATTTGATGCAAAATTTAATAAACAAACCATATTTAGCAATCTCTAACTTTTCATGGAAAAAAATTGACCTTAAAATTGTTGATTTTATTGTTGATGGTATTGCAAAAGTTATATATAAAAGTGGTGATAAAAGTAGAGTTATCCAAAATGGTAACTTATCATCATCTTTAAGATTGATGATTTTAGGTATTACAGTGTTGCTTATTTTAGCAGTAGCACTTGGAATAGCAAAGTAA
- the nuoK gene encoding NADH-quinone oxidoreductase subunit NuoK, translated as MSINAYLILSAVLFIIGVVGVIRRKNLLMLFFSTEIMLNAVNVGFAAISRFHGDLTGQMFAFFIVAIAASEVAVGLGLLILWYKKRGSINLDTLQSMKG; from the coding sequence ATGAGTATTAATGCCTATTTGATTCTTTCAGCTGTACTTTTTATTATTGGTGTAGTAGGAGTTATTAGAAGAAAAAATCTTTTAATGCTTTTCTTCTCAACAGAGATTATGTTAAATGCAGTAAATGTAGGATTCGCAGCAATTTCAAGATTCCATGGGGATTTAACAGGTCAAATGTTTGCATTTTTTATTGTTGCAATAGCTGCAAGTGAAGTTGCAGTTGGACTGGGACTGTTAATTCTTTGGTATAAAAAGAGAGGTTCAATCAATTTGGATACTCTGCAAAGTATGAAGGGGTAA
- a CDS encoding NADH-quinone oxidoreductase subunit J → MFEIIAFYLFSILTIVMFCITVFTNNPLYALSSLAAGMIFISAFFFLLDAEFLGAVQIVVYTGAVMALYAFGMMFFDALSIVKEKINNPRLVFLLSGISALIIVLIFVAPIASGNIEAQYPVHPQWGNSQDVGVVLFTKYLIPFEVAAVMLLVAMIGGIILAGKKMDISYSELSEEEIDALEAQTVEKDEK, encoded by the coding sequence ATGTTTGAAATAATAGCTTTTTATCTTTTTTCAATTTTAACAATTGTTATGTTTTGCATAACAGTTTTTACAAATAATCCACTGTATGCACTAAGTTCACTTGCTGCGGGGATGATTTTTATTTCGGCATTCTTCTTTTTGCTTGATGCTGAATTCTTAGGAGCTGTGCAAATTGTTGTTTATACAGGAGCAGTTATGGCTTTATATGCTTTTGGTATGATGTTCTTTGATGCACTATCTATTGTAAAAGAGAAGATTAATAATCCAAGATTGGTATTTTTATTAAGTGGAATATCTGCATTAATTATTGTACTAATTTTTGTTGCGCCAATTGCAAGTGGAAATATAGAGGCTCAATATCCAGTACATCCACAGTGGGGTAATTCACAAGATGTAGGAGTTGTATTATTTACAAAATACCTAATTCCGTTTGAAGTTGCGGCAGTTATGCTACTTGTTGCAATGATTGGTGGAATTATTTTAGCAGGAAAGAAAATGGATATTTCATACTCTGAACTAAGTGAAGAAGAGATCGATGCCCTAGAGGCACAAACAGTTGAAAAGGATGAAAAATGA
- the nuoI gene encoding NADH-quinone oxidoreductase subunit NuoI, translating into MGLEKLKDRNISMGDYINVFEDNYPKTPWEEFKQIAKRSVKLELFGGLKIVWKMMTGALFKGEMHTVQYPAEKLPIGPRYRAVHKLLALLESGENRCIGCGLCEKICIADCIRMDTKIDENSRKEVMEYSINLGRCIFCGYCAEVCPELAIVHGGRYENASEQRAHFVLKEDLLTPLDKLKQQKEYPGFGAVSPDADKKIKKTPLLY; encoded by the coding sequence ATGGGATTAGAAAAATTAAAAGATAGAAATATTAGTATGGGTGATTATATTAATGTTTTCGAGGACAATTATCCTAAAACCCCATGGGAAGAGTTCAAGCAAATTGCAAAAAGATCAGTTAAATTAGAACTTTTTGGAGGACTTAAAATTGTTTGGAAAATGATGACAGGAGCACTTTTCAAAGGTGAAATGCATACTGTTCAATATCCAGCAGAAAAACTTCCTATAGGTCCACGATATAGAGCGGTTCATAAACTTCTTGCCCTATTAGAATCAGGGGAAAACAGATGTATTGGTTGTGGACTTTGTGAAAAAATCTGTATTGCTGATTGTATTAGAATGGATACAAAGATTGATGAAAACTCTAGAAAAGAGGTAATGGAGTATTCAATAAATCTTGGTCGTTGTATCTTTTGTGGATATTGTGCTGAAGTTTGTCCAGAGCTTGCAATTGTTCATGGTGGAAGATACGAAAATGCAAGTGAACAAAGAGCTCACTTTGTATTAAAAGAGGACTTATTAACACCACTTGATAAGTTAAAACAACAAAAAGAGTATCCTGGTTTTGGTGCTGTATCTCCTGATGCAGATAAAAAAATCAAGAAAACTCCATTGTTGTATTAA